From Quercus lobata isolate SW786 chromosome 11, ValleyOak3.0 Primary Assembly, whole genome shotgun sequence:
ttttaaaaaattggaaaattcaccacaacatataacaaaagttgaaggaaaaactttaattaaataaacttgaaagttagaggactaaaataaacaaaagtaaagttagaggattgacatttcaaatcaattttaggCCCTCTActtaataaattcataaaatttttaaccaAATCCCTGTGTTATGGACTCATGGTTGCTCAAGACTGGAATAGTCGTGTCTAAAGAAGAAGTGCAAGTAGGCAGTATTCATTGATTTCCATTTGGATTATATCAACATAGTAACCCAACATTTCTCCAGAATCAAAGTAGGCACACAAAGAGGCAAGCACCTACTGTCAATTACACATCCTGAGACAGCAGCAACTATCTTCTACTTCTCTAGCTCCCAGCCCAGACAGAACCTACTTAATTATCCATTAATTAAGGTAGTGAAACTCACTTTAGAAGATTAACATGAGCAAAGTTTGACTCTTAGACAAACTGATTGAGAAACTCATCCACTGGGGTGTATTTAACATCATGATATAGCTGTGAAGCTTCCACTTCAAATGATGGATCAATTTCAAAGTTGGTTTGACCTCCCTTCACGAAGATGGAGTGAAAAATCTCAAAGTCCAAATTGAATGGAGGTGAGGCCTGTGTAAGAactaagaaaaacagagacacAAGATCATTGTATGACTGTATGAGTAAGAATGAGACTTCCAACTTTGTTCAAGGCTCTGATGGTATAGGTGCCAAAGTCCTCTTCTCTGTTAAAAATTGTTgcagattattattattatttttttccaccGCGTCAAAATATGTTTAAGAATAAGAACGAGACTTCCATTTCCATACTTTTGAATTCTTATTCAAAGTATTTATCTCGTGTAAAAGGTTTTGCAAAAAACTAAACGCGGGACCTAATATATAAGCTGCAGAAATTCAAGTCCCGAGTAAAGTAAGCGTGTTTCCACTTACcaaaaatttaaaggataaaaaatatttgcttCCAAACCGAGTTTTCTCCGTTCAAAGAACCCAAAGAGAAAGCAACTGGTTCAAGGGCTCAGTCATGAGTCAAGTAAGGTTCTAACAGAacctttttcattttctgtCTTTCAATCCATTGAAAACGCCCAAAGAGAAAGCAAAGTAGTTAGAAGAAGTTGTAATTGGAGTTTCAGCAGCGAAGTATATATTAATCCAATTAAAAGGTTTTCAAAGACTTTTAACAGATGAAACTTGATCGTGATTAACACGAAATTTGAGGTGAATGTTAAGAATAACTTTCAATCCATTCAAAACGCCCAAGGAGAAAGCAAAGTAGTTAGAAGAAGTTGTAATTGTAGTTTCAGCAGCGAAGTATATATTAATCCAATTAAAAGGTTTTCAAAGACTCTTAACATATGTAACTTGATCGTGATTAACACGAAATTTGAGGTGAAtgttaagaataaaaatttataatactaATTATAGGCTCAtgcgttgcacggttttatgaaaaaacttataaaataaatgtataaataattatatattttaataaattcaataaaaataaaagaaaaaattatcaagtctAAAAGTTGATGCTATTATCATAAAACTGCTCATTGCATGACTTCTTCACGCACGTACGTGAAATCTGGAGACTTCATAATTCAAAGCAAACAGCAGTTTCCTCATTAATTTTTGACCCATTCAACTTTCATTTCTTAGCAAAGAGAGTCAAGAGTAAAATGGTTAGAAACTCATATTGTTCCAAGTCATACAAGTTGATGCATATAAATGTAACCCATCTCGTCCTCATATTCATCaatcttcatcaaattgtaaacTTCCATCTTAGCTTACACAACAAGATGGGATATCTAAAGGTGTTTCCTGTAGTCATGACATTGCTTTTTCTTATGAGCATGCATGCAAATGATGCTGGCAGAATCTTGCATGGAGGAGAACAAGAATTGATGAACAAATATTCAATCAACCAAAGGGCTTCTGTGGGTTACAATGTTGCTTCTTTACAAGGCTCACTAGCAAAGGGTCCAGTCACACCATCTGCACCAAATCCAAACACCCACATTCCTGCTTCAACAATTAATAACCAAAGAGCCTTTGTGGGTTACTATTTGGATTCCATACAAGGCTCACTACAAAAGGGTCTAACCCTACCATTTGAGGCCAATCCAAGCACCCACAATCACGCTTCAACAATTGATCAAAAGGCATTTGTGTGTCATGACAACATAGGTTTATTACAAGGCTCATTACAGAGAGGTCCAACCCCACCGTCTGCACCAAATCCAGGCACCCACATTCCAGCTTCAACATTTGGCCAAAAGGCCTTTGTGAGTCATGACAACAAGTTTTCATTACAAGGCTCATTACAGAGGGGTCCAACTCGACCATCTGTACCAAATCCAGGCACCCACATTACAGCTTCAACATTTGGCCAAAAGGCCTTTGTGAGTCATGACAGCATGGTTTCATTACAAGGCTCATTACAAAGGGGTCCAACACCACCATCTGCACCAAATCTAGGCACCCACATTCCAGCTTCAACATTTGGCCAAAAGGCCTTTGTGAGTCATGACAACAAGTTTTCATTACAAGGTTCATTACAGAGGGGTCCAACTCGGCCATCTGTACCAAATCCAAGCACCCACAGTTTAGCTTCAACATTTGGCCAAAAAGCCTTTGTGAGTCATGACAGCATGGTTTCATTACAAGGCTCATTACAAAGGGGTCCAACACCACCATCTGCACCAAATCCAGGCACCCACATTCCAGCTTCAACATTTGGCCAAAAGGCCTTTGTGAGTCATGACAACAAGTTTTCATTACAAGGCTCATTACAAAACTCGGGTACCAAATCCAGGCACCCACATTCCAGCTTCAACATTTGGCCAAAAGGCCTCATGACAACACCATTTCCAGGGCACCCACATTCCAGCTTCAACATTTGGCCAAAAGGCCTTTGTGAGTCATGACAACAAGTCATGGCTCATTACAGCCAACTCGGCCATCTGTACCAAATCCAGGCACCCACATTCCAGCTTCAACATTTGGCCAAAAGGCCTTTATGAGTCATGACAGCATGGTTTCATTACAAGGCTTATTACAAAGGGGTCCAACACCACCATCTGCACCAAATCCAGGCACCCACATTCCAGCTTCAACATTTGGCCAAAAGGCCTTTGTGAGTCATGACAACAAGTTTTCATTACAAGGCTCATTACAGAGGGGTCCAACTCGGCCATCTGTAGCAAATCCAGGCACCCACATTCCAGCTTCAACATTTGGCCAAAAGGCCTTTGTGAGTCATGACAGCATGGTTTCATTACAAGGCTCATTACAAAGGGATCCAACACCACCATCTGCACCAAATCCAGGCACCCACATTCCAACTTCAACGTTTGGCCAAAAGGCCTTTGTGAGTCATGACAACAAGTTTTCATTACAAGGCTCATTACAGAGGGGTCCAACTCGGCCATCTGTACCAAATCCAGGCACCCACATTCCAGCTTCAACATTTGGCCAAAAGGCCTTTGTGAGTCATGACAGCATGGTTTCATTACAAGGCTCATTACAAAGGGGTCTAACACCACCATCTGCACCAAATCCAGGCACCCACATTCCAGCTTCAACATTTGGCCAAAAGGTCTTTGTGAGTCATGACAACAAGTTTTTATTACAAGGCTCATTACAGAGGGGTCCAACTCGGCCATCTGTACCAAATCCAGGCACCCACATTCCAGCTTCAACATTTGGCCAAAAAGCATTTGTGAGTCATGACAGCATGGTTTCATTACAAGGCTCATTACAAAGGGGTCCAACACCACCATCTGCACCAAATCCAGGCACCCACATTCCAGCTTCAACATTTGGCCAAAAGGCCTTTGTGAGTCATGACAACAAGTTTTCATTACAAGGCTCATTACAGAGGGGTCCAACTCGGCCATATGTACCAAATCCAGGCACCCACATTCCAGCTTCAACATTTGGCCAAAAGGCCTTTGTGAGTCATGACAGCATGGTTTCATTACAAGGCTCATTACAAAGGGGTCCAACACCACCATCTGCACCAAATCCAGGCACCCACATTCCAGCTTCAACATTTGGCCAAAAGGCCTTTGTGAGTCATGACAACAAGTTTTCATTACAAGGCTCATTACAAAGGGGTCCAACTCGGCCATTGTACCAAATCCAGGCACCCACATTCCAGCTTCAACATTTGGCCAAAAGGCCTTTGTGAGTCATGACAGCATGGTTTCATTACAAGGCTCATTACAAAGGGGTCCAACACCACCATCTGCACCAAATCCAGGCACCCACATTCCAACTTCAACATTTGGCCAAAAGGCCTTTGTGAGTCATGACAACAAGTTTTCATTACAAGGCTCATTACAGAAGGGTCCAACTCGGCCATCTGCACCAAATCCAGGCACCCACATTCCAACTTCAACATTTGGCCAAAATGCCTTTGTGAGTCATGACAACAAGTTTTCATTACAAAGCTCATTACAGAGGGGTCCAACACCACCATCTGCACCAATTCCAGGCACCCACATTCCAGCTTCAACATTTGGCCAAAAGGCCTTTGTGAGTCATGACAACAAGTTTTCATTACAAGGCTCATTACAGAAGGGTCCAACTCGGCCATCTGCACCAAATCCAGGCACCCACATTCCAACTTCAACATTTGGCCAAAATGCCTTTGTGAGTCATGACAACAAGTTTTCATTACAAGGCTCATTACAGAGGGGTCCAACACCACCATCTGCACCAAATCCAGGCACCCACATTCCAGCTTCAACATTTGGCCAAAAGGCCTTTGTGAGTCATGACAGCATGGTTTCATTACAAGGCTCATTACAAAGGGGTCCAACACCACCATCTACACCAAATCCAGGCACCCACATTCCATCTTCAACAATTAACCAAAAGGCCTTTGGAGGCCACAATATGGCTCTTTTCAAAAGCTCACTAGCAGAGGGTCCGGTTACTCCATCTAACCCTAATCCACCCACCCACATCCCTTCGCCTAATTAACCCCTCTTCAAATTGACCAAAGGGGTTTCCCAAGTCACCTTGAAGTCATGGTTCCCCGCTCATGGTGTAGAAACGGATGAAATAAAACCCATTAAAATTAACATTAATCAAATAAGAAATGGAAACAAACACGGCTAACAGCCATTCTTTTCACTTTATGTTGTTTTATATTCTTTGTATTCATCCTGTTATTTGCTACAAACATATGTattagaaataattttatggaGTTCATGAtgagatctctctctctctcagagtgAATCCATGTGTTATTTTTGTCCTAGCTACGAGGTAATAGTACGTATATCCTAATATATTTCATCTTACTAGGTGATGAATTGCATGATCCATGATGGGCATGCACgctataatttttcttaaattattttatgggaTTTTTTTAATGGTCACCCTATGCTATATGATGTTATTAATATTTAGGGAATTAGTTTCAAATTGTATTCATGTCATGTCATTGAGGAGAAGGGAAAAATATCAGGGAGAGTATATTATTAAACATAAGATAgttattcaaattattaaaaataatataactattaACATTTTGGAAATAGTTTCAAATTATATGCATGTGATTTAATCCTTTAGCTAGTTAATTAATATGGACTAGTCGTAGAACCTATGCGATGCATggaaaaatttgacaatttgttttttggttaagtaaaaaatgaaaataataaataagatttATAAGTATTAGTCCAAAACCTTTTTAAAAATGATGTAatcattttctaataaaatatagtttatacaattaatatattagattttctaaattaGGCTAtctatatttattatttgaaattgttttaaatttttaaaaaaaaaatttcaagaaaacataatacattttacattcaattattatacaaggtgaaatattttgtaaataatgtaatg
This genomic window contains:
- the LOC115966950 gene encoding arginine-glutamic acid dipeptide repeats protein-like yields the protein MTTSHGSLQPTRPSVPNPGTHIPASTFGQKAFMSHDSMVSLQGLLQRGPTPPSAPNPGTHIPASTFGQKAFVSHDNKFSLQGSLQRGPTRPSVANPGTHIPASTFGQKAFVSHDSMVSLQGSLQRDPTPPSAPNPGTHIPTSTFGQKAFVSHDNKFSLQGSLQRGPTRPSVPNPGTHIPASTFGQKAFVSHDSMVSLQGSLQRGLTPPSAPNPGTHIPASTFGQKVFVSHDNKFLLQGSLQRGPTRPSVPNPGTHIPASTFGQKAFVSHDSMVSLQGSLQRGPTPPSAPNPGTHIPASTFGQKAFVSHDNKFSLQGSLQRGPTRPYVPNPGTHIPASTFGQKAFVSHDSMVSLQGSLQRGPTPPSAPNPGTHIPASTFGQKAFVSHDNKFSLQGSLQRGPTRPLYQIQAPTFQLQHLAKRPL
- the LOC115966951 gene encoding leucine-rich repeat extensin-like protein 5, whose amino-acid sequence is MVSLQGSLQRGPTPPSAPNPGTHIPTSTFGQKAFVSHDNKFSLQGSLQKGPTRPSAPNPGTHIPTSTFGQNAFVSHDNKFSLQSSLQRGPTPPSAPIPGTHIPASTFGQKAFVSHDNKFSLQGSLQKGPTRPSAPNPGTHIPTSTFGQNAFVSHDNKFSLQGSLQRGPTPPSAPNPGTHIPASTFGQKAFVSHDSMVSLQGSLQRGPTPPSTPNPGTHIPSSTINQKAFGGHNMALFKSSLAEGPVTPSNPNPPTHIPSPN